CTCTTTAGAATCCAGTCGCGAAAGATGCAGTAGATCTGTAACCAGACGAATCATACGCTCGGTTTCGTTACGAATAACCCCAACAAATCGAACCGCTAACTGCGGATCCTCCAGCGCTCCATCATCGAGTGCCTCCACATAGCTCTTAATCGTTGTAAGTGGTGTTCTTAGCTCATGCGAAACGTTCGCCACGAATTCTCGGCGTGATTCTTCCAGGTTTTCTTGCTCAGTTACATCCTGTAACACAGCAATGGTACCAGCAATCCCACCTTCACGGCGATGAATGGGAGTAAACGTCACTCTCACGATATTAGAATCTTCTCCACCCATATGTGTTAGATGAAGCATTGCGGATTGTGCGTTTCCTTTCGCCAAGGCGCCACTCTGCTCATAGTCAAGACCTAGCAGCTTGTCCAATGGAGCACCTTCAGGCAATGGACCTTCTGTTCCCAGCATAAGTGCTGCCCGAAGGTTCATAAGAATCACTACGCCATTCTCATCCGTGGCTACCACGCCATCGCTCATGTTCGTCAGAATAGAGGTGAGCTTCTCCTTCTCCTCCTCATTCTGCGAGAGCGCCTCACGCAATCTTCCAGTCATATAATTGAATGCCTGACTGAGTTGTCCAATTTCATCGTTGCCCAGTACAGGCATTTTCCGATTGAAACGGCCCTCTGCAACAGCTGTTGCATGCCTGGTCATTTCTTTAATCGGTTGTGTAATGGTGTGTGCAAGAATAACACATAAGACAACTGTCAGTGATAAGGCTAACAGCAAACCAGAGATGAATACACTGTTGATCCTGCCCATGGTTGCATATAAATCTTTCATGTCGGCAGCAATATAGATTGCCCCAACCACCTTATCACCGGAGAGCACCGGCTTGGCCACAACCTTTTTACGCACATTATCATCAGCAATAATATATTCTTCATTATCGCTGATCCCCTGCAAAGCACGATTCACTACAGTCTGAGTATTGCGCTGTCCGACATAGTCATTCTGCGAGGGTACGGAGGTGGTAATAATTTTGCCGCTGGCATCAAGCACCTGAATCTCGGCCCCGTTAATATATAGATTATTGACCATGCCACGCAGACTTTCTACAGCCGTTTCCTCGTCCGCCGTTCCAGCCTCACTGCCAAATTTATCAGCAGTCAGGATAGACAGCATCTCAGCACGTGCTTTAAGATCCTTCGTGAAATTATCCGTTAACGAGTTCTTCATCGAGCTGACAAAATAGACTCCGATTAACTGCATAGCTATCAGAATCAGCAGTACATAAATAATAATAAGCTTGGCCTGAATTGTCCGGAAAAAGGACCACCATTTCATCACAGTCCTCCGCTTTTAGGGCTATGCATCAAATAGCCAAGTCCGCGCCGGGTATAAATATATTCCGGCTTGCTGGGATTCTCCTCAATTTTCTCTCTTAGACGACGGATCGTCACGTCTACGGTCCGCACATCACCGAAATACTCGAATCCCCACACAGCCTGCAATAAATGCTCCCGGGTCATCACCTTACCCGCATGTTTGATCATATAATAGAGCAGCTCATATTCACGATGCGTCAAATCAAGCGGTTCTCCGCCCTTGTATACCATATACATATCTGTATCAATAAATAGATCAAAATGATAAATCCCCTGCTTGCTCTCTGCAGGCTCACTCGTCACTCCCGTTGGTGACGGTTTGTGCTGTCTCCGCATTTGGGCTTTAACTCTGGCGAGCAGTTCTCGTGTACTAAAAGGTTTAGTTACATAGTCATCCGCACCAAGCTCCAGGCCAAGCACCTTATCAATCTCTCCGTCTTTGGCAGTAAGCATAATGATAGGAATGTCCAAGTGCGCAGAACGAACCTCACGACAAACATCCATCCCGTCCTTACCAGGCAGCATAAGATCAAGCAGCATAAGATCAGGCTTTTTGGACAATGCCAGTTCCACTGCACTGTTACCGTCAAAAGCACAAATAACCTCGTAGCCTTCTTTTTCTAAATTAAACTTCAATATATCAGCAATAGGCTGTTCATCGTCTACTACCAGAATCGTTCCCATCTGCATGTCTCAGCTTCACCTTCCTATCCCTACTTAAAGATCATTCCTTTATTTTAACATACCTGTCTTACCGTCACATCCTACGAAATAAGGAATCGTCCACCTCAGCCAAAGAAATTCCTTTACCATCATTTACATATCGTAAAAAAAATAAAAACTGCTCGATTAACATCGAGCAGTTGAGGTTAACGTATGAATTATTGCAAATACTTCATCGGATTTACTGCAGTGCCATTCTTCCGAATTTCAAAATGCAGATGCGTACCCGTCGAACGGCCCGTGCTTCCCATTACGCCAATCTTGGCGCCTTGCTCCAAGCGCTGTCCCGTAGAGACTGAGATGCTATTTAAGTGACCGTAATAAGTCTCGTATCCGTTACGGTGATCCACGATAACCACATTTCCATATCCACTCTTCACACCTGCAAAGACTACAGTTCCAGCATCAGAGGCTTTTATGGTTCGATTGCCAGATACCATATCTATCCCCTTATGGGCACGGCTCCAGCGTTCGCCGAAACTACTAGTAAGGGTTGCTCCGCTTACTGGCCAACTGAACATGCCAGTTCCTTCTCCAACAACCTTCGTTCCTCGATAAACAACTTCAGGTAGTGATGCTTTTATAACGGTCTGGCCCAACCATTCTTCTTGTACAACCATTCCGTTTTTCTTTGTTAACCGATACTGCATTTCTTTAAGGCCTGTTTGTCCTGGACGAACGACCTTGCTTTTGCCAGCCGGTAACTGGTCGCTTTTACGCACGATCACTTCAGGTTCTGTAACTACCTGCTCTGACACTTGCTCTACAGTAACCACTGTAACATCTGGCTGTGGTACCTTCAGCTTCAGCGTATCACCAATCTTCAACGTTAGCTCTTTCACATCAGGATTGTTACTATAAATCTCTTTTTGTGTAATTTCAAACCGTTTGGCAATCCCCGAAATCGTATCGCCCTCTTGAACGGTGTAGAGAAGCGGTGCTTCTTTACCCTCGGTAAGCGTCTTGACTGCTTCCTCCACATCCAACACTTTATTAGGATCTGTTTTTACAGGAACAATAGAGACCTCTTCAGTAATCTTAACTGACTCCACTTGCTTGGCAGCTTTTGTCTTTGCAGCATTTGAACTTGAGGCCGCTGTTCTTGTG
This Paenibacillus sp. FSL R5-0345 DNA region includes the following protein-coding sequences:
- the walK gene encoding cell wall metabolism sensor histidine kinase WalK; amino-acid sequence: MKWWSFFRTIQAKLIIIYVLLILIAMQLIGVYFVSSMKNSLTDNFTKDLKARAEMLSILTADKFGSEAGTADEETAVESLRGMVNNLYINGAEIQVLDASGKIITTSVPSQNDYVGQRNTQTVVNRALQGISDNEEYIIADDNVRKKVVAKPVLSGDKVVGAIYIAADMKDLYATMGRINSVFISGLLLALSLTVVLCVILAHTITQPIKEMTRHATAVAEGRFNRKMPVLGNDEIGQLSQAFNYMTGRLREALSQNEEEKEKLTSILTNMSDGVVATDENGVVILMNLRAALMLGTEGPLPEGAPLDKLLGLDYEQSGALAKGNAQSAMLHLTHMGGEDSNIVRVTFTPIHRREGGIAGTIAVLQDVTEQENLEESRREFVANVSHELRTPLTTIKSYVEALDDGALEDPQLAVRFVGVIRNETERMIRLVTDLLHLSRLDSKEALLRIQQTDITEMLEDVADRFSFQIRQKRIDISTRVRRDVSTAWLDRDQIDQVLGNLVSNALKYTPEGGTIELEALKNEDGMLSISVRDSGIGIPKKDIERIFERFYRVDKARSRNMGGTGLGLSIAREIVKAHGGSISLQSELNEGSKVTFTLPLNEQRGSEA
- the yycF gene encoding response regulator YycF, with the translated sequence MQMGTILVVDDEQPIADILKFNLEKEGYEVICAFDGNSAVELALSKKPDLMLLDLMLPGKDGMDVCREVRSAHLDIPIIMLTAKDGEIDKVLGLELGADDYVTKPFSTRELLARVKAQMRRQHKPSPTGVTSEPAESKQGIYHFDLFIDTDMYMVYKGGEPLDLTHREYELLYYMIKHAGKVMTREHLLQAVWGFEYFGDVRTVDVTIRRLREKIEENPSKPEYIYTRRGLGYLMHSPKSGGL
- a CDS encoding M23 family metallopeptidase, coding for MKRFKFMRRMGKLQDSHKAESGVDVQSHNFDHDSTHFHQEKGTRRFRRSWIIGAVGLVLLTTVLVGAEKKYVAANTETYYQVLVKGEEIGKLNDQAQLNQLYDKKQQEYQDKYPDKTMVLQTEGITIKQQKAYKPEVDSEATLNKLDGMLKAYAVGVQLMVDGKAVGIVKDQETANAVLEGVKNHYVPQTEVATASKLTRTAASSSNAAKTKAAKQVESVKITEEVSIVPVKTDPNKVLDVEEAVKTLTEGKEAPLLYTVQEGDTISGIAKRFEITQKEIYSNNPDVKELTLKIGDTLKLKVPQPDVTVVTVEQVSEQVVTEPEVIVRKSDQLPAGKSKVVRPGQTGLKEMQYRLTKKNGMVVQEEWLGQTVIKASLPEVVYRGTKVVGEGTGMFSWPVSGATLTSSFGERWSRAHKGIDMVSGNRTIKASDAGTVVFAGVKSGYGNVVIVDHRNGYETYYGHLNSISVSTGQRLEQGAKIGVMGSTGRSTGTHLHFEIRKNGTAVNPMKYLQ